The following coding sequences lie in one Chryseobacterium culicis genomic window:
- a CDS encoding helix-turn-helix domain-containing protein: MPQQLIFEDHYKRLGLEVFSEENLENFNGNRFSTDIKVFFIPSGYELTVDFNHYTTKKPSLFFLTNQHLNILKGKDESILLFYNRDFYCIQIHDKEVACDGLLFHNVFEIPYVELEDSETMLIKGLFQNIQDELEWKDSSAEEMIRTYVKQIIIRATRKWKQQNLDNNAVRIPGTELDVFRDFSRHLEIHFREKHNVAEYADLLHMAPKTLTHKFKSLNLDSPNQFIINRILLEAKRLLFYTDKPVKEIAYTLGYEDPAYFNRLFTNKTGSTPANFKKNYSSGKKYNI, encoded by the coding sequence ATGCCGCAACAGCTTATTTTCGAAGACCACTATAAAAGACTCGGCCTGGAAGTATTTTCAGAAGAAAATCTGGAGAATTTCAATGGAAATCGATTCAGCACAGATATCAAAGTATTTTTTATTCCTTCAGGATATGAGCTTACGGTAGACTTTAATCATTACACGACAAAGAAACCCTCGTTATTTTTCCTAACCAATCAGCATCTAAATATTCTAAAAGGAAAAGACGAATCTATTCTTCTTTTCTACAACCGTGATTTCTATTGTATCCAGATTCATGACAAAGAAGTAGCTTGTGATGGGCTTCTCTTCCATAATGTATTCGAAATACCTTATGTAGAGCTTGAGGATTCAGAAACGATGCTTATAAAAGGACTGTTTCAAAATATCCAGGATGAACTGGAATGGAAAGATTCTTCTGCCGAGGAAATGATCAGAACCTATGTAAAACAGATCATCATCCGTGCAACCCGAAAATGGAAACAACAGAATTTAGACAATAACGCAGTCCGAATTCCGGGTACTGAGTTAGATGTTTTCAGAGATTTCAGCAGACATCTGGAAATTCATTTCAGAGAAAAACATAATGTGGCAGAGTATGCAGACCTGCTTCATATGGCTCCAAAAACATTAACCCATAAATTTAAAAGCTTAAATCTGGATTCTCCCAACCAGTTTATCATCAACAGAATCTTGTTAGAAGCAAAAAGATTATTATTCTACACAGATAAACCTGTTAAAGAAATTGCCTATACGCTTGGATATGAAGATCCGGCTTATTTTAACCGTCTTTTCACCAATAAAACGGGAAGCACTCCTGCAAATTTTAAAAAAAATTACTCTTCGGGAAAAAAGTACAATATTTAA
- a CDS encoding OsmC family protein, producing MRRNATAVWNGTIKEGKGHLTTQSTTLNQTQYSFNSRFADGVGTNPEELLAAAHAGCFTMKLDAELSQAGYNPEELKTTSVITLDPNIGKITKSELTLTAKVPGISEEEFQKFAKIAEEGCPVSAAFNFEITLNATLEN from the coding sequence ATGAGACGTAACGCAACAGCCGTTTGGAACGGTACCATCAAAGAAGGAAAAGGACATTTAACAACACAAAGTACAACTTTAAACCAGACTCAATATTCTTTCAACAGCCGTTTTGCGGATGGTGTAGGTACGAATCCTGAAGAATTACTGGCAGCAGCTCATGCAGGATGTTTCACCATGAAATTAGATGCTGAGCTTTCACAAGCCGGATACAATCCTGAAGAATTAAAAACAACTTCGGTCATCACTCTTGATCCCAATATTGGAAAGATTACAAAATCTGAGCTGACTTTGACCGCTAAAGTTCCAGGAATCTCTGAAGAAGAATTCCAGAAATTTGCTAAAATCGCTGAAGAAGGATGTCCTGTAAGTGCAGCATTCAACTTTGAGATTACATTGAATGCTACTTTGGAAAATTAA
- a CDS encoding TetR/AcrR family transcriptional regulator, with translation MSKAEKTKQHIIEKTATLFNTKGYISTSLSDITQATGLTKGSIYGNFENKDEVAIEVYKYNAGLLGKTLSRSFGGEFPTSLDKLHAFVDFYRKNWKFVFSNGGCPIMNAATEADDSFPALKNQVKKSFEQWMSKISSAIVEGQKKGEINSNVNAEQFASLFIMLIEGGILLSKTMGDQSFLNNALDRITSMIDHELNILPS, from the coding sequence ATGTCGAAGGCAGAAAAAACAAAACAGCATATCATCGAGAAAACAGCTACTCTTTTTAATACGAAGGGTTATATTTCCACATCATTATCCGACATTACTCAGGCAACCGGACTGACGAAAGGGAGTATCTATGGAAATTTTGAAAACAAAGATGAAGTCGCTATAGAGGTTTATAAATACAATGCAGGATTACTGGGCAAAACCCTTAGCCGTTCTTTTGGGGGTGAGTTCCCAACTTCTCTGGATAAGCTTCATGCTTTCGTAGATTTTTACCGGAAAAACTGGAAGTTTGTTTTCTCAAACGGAGGCTGTCCCATCATGAATGCAGCAACGGAAGCGGATGATTCTTTCCCTGCTTTAAAAAATCAGGTTAAAAAGTCCTTTGAACAATGGATGTCAAAAATTTCATCAGCTATTGTGGAAGGGCAAAAGAAAGGGGAAATTAACAGCAACGTAAATGCAGAACAATTCGCATCTCTATTCATCATGCTTATTGAAGGCGGAATTCTGCTTTCAAAAACGATGGGTGATCAAAGTTTTCTAAACAATGCTTTAGACAGAATCACCAGCATGATAGATCATGAACTCAATATTCTTCCATCATAA
- a CDS encoding acetyl-CoA C-acetyltransferase has product METKKVAIVGYNRIPFARMNTAYSEQGNQNLLLASLNGLIDRYHLQGKRLGEVAGGAVIKHISESNLIRETVMNTTLDPATPACDLQQACDTGIEAAIYIGNKIALGQIESGIACGVEAMSNIPFESSPRLRKALLKANKEKSAFGKIKQLLSPKLKDWMPIPYKGQEPKTGLVMGEHTEITAKYYNIPREEQDLLALKSHQNMAKAYDEGFFDDMITPAFGLDKDNNLRRDSSIEKLSQLKPAFDKQNGTLTAGNSTPFTDGASAVLLASEEWAKANNLPILAYISFSELAGIEYVENKQDLLLAPVFAAERMLKKAGMNLSDFDYYEIHEAFAAQVLATIKIWENEELAKKFGLEKALGKVDRSKLNVKGGSLAAAHPFAATGGRIIATLAKLLNEKGSGKGFISICAARGQGVTMILEK; this is encoded by the coding sequence ATGGAAACAAAAAAAGTGGCTATTGTAGGATATAACAGAATTCCTTTCGCCAGAATGAATACCGCTTATTCGGAGCAGGGTAATCAGAATCTCCTGCTTGCTTCTCTGAATGGATTAATAGACCGTTATCATCTTCAGGGGAAACGTCTCGGAGAAGTTGCCGGCGGAGCTGTTATTAAACACATCTCTGAAAGCAACCTCATCAGGGAAACAGTGATGAATACCACTCTTGATCCTGCAACTCCTGCCTGTGATCTTCAGCAGGCATGTGACACAGGTATTGAAGCAGCTATTTATATCGGAAATAAAATTGCATTGGGCCAGATAGAATCAGGGATTGCATGCGGTGTGGAAGCAATGAGCAACATCCCGTTTGAGTCTTCGCCAAGATTAAGAAAAGCGCTTTTAAAAGCCAATAAAGAAAAATCTGCCTTTGGGAAAATAAAACAGCTTTTAAGTCCGAAACTGAAAGACTGGATGCCTATTCCTTACAAAGGACAGGAGCCTAAAACAGGTCTGGTAATGGGTGAACACACAGAAATTACTGCCAAATACTACAATATTCCCAGAGAAGAACAGGATTTACTGGCTTTAAAAAGTCATCAGAATATGGCTAAAGCTTATGATGAAGGATTCTTTGATGATATGATTACTCCTGCATTTGGCTTAGATAAAGACAATAACCTAAGACGTGACAGCAGTATTGAAAAACTATCACAACTAAAACCCGCTTTTGATAAACAGAACGGAACGTTAACCGCAGGAAATTCTACCCCTTTTACAGACGGAGCTTCCGCAGTTTTGCTGGCCAGTGAAGAGTGGGCAAAAGCTAACAACCTCCCAATTTTAGCTTATATCAGCTTTTCGGAACTGGCAGGAATAGAATATGTTGAAAATAAACAGGATCTTCTTCTTGCTCCTGTTTTTGCCGCAGAGAGAATGCTTAAAAAAGCAGGGATGAATCTATCTGACTTTGATTATTATGAAATTCATGAAGCCTTTGCAGCACAGGTTTTAGCGACCATAAAAATCTGGGAAAATGAGGAACTTGCCAAAAAATTCGGACTGGAGAAAGCTCTTGGAAAGGTAGACAGAAGCAAATTGAATGTAAAAGGAGGAAGCCTTGCAGCGGCACATCCTTTTGCAGCCACAGGCGGAAGAATTATTGCAACCCTGGCAAAATTACTTAATGAAAAAGGCAGCGGAAAAGGATTCATATCCATCTGTGCAGCCCGCGGGCAGGGAGTAACCATGATTTTAGAAAAATAA
- a CDS encoding PaaI family thioesterase, with protein MDRLAQLQQFIGKEFDQSPSPFMKWLNPIVLSADEGQLAFQYTVRAEWLNPIGNLHGGVTAAIVDDIIGATMFSLNENSFITTINNVIDYFSTAKENDNIVAETKIIKRGKQFVNAQCEIWNADKTRLIARGTSNLFKINS; from the coding sequence ATGGATAGATTAGCACAATTACAGCAATTCATTGGAAAAGAATTCGATCAGTCACCATCGCCTTTTATGAAATGGCTTAATCCCATCGTTCTTTCTGCAGATGAGGGACAACTGGCATTTCAGTATACGGTAAGAGCGGAATGGCTGAACCCCATAGGAAACCTTCATGGTGGAGTTACAGCCGCAATAGTAGACGACATCATTGGTGCCACCATGTTTTCTTTAAATGAAAATTCTTTCATCACCACCATAAATAATGTCATTGATTATTTTTCAACTGCAAAAGAAAATGATAATATTGTAGCCGAAACTAAAATCATTAAAAGAGGTAAGCAATTTGTCAATGCACAATGCGAAATATGGAATGCAGACAAAACACGCTTAATCGCAAGAGGAACCTCTAATTTATTCAAAATCAATAGCTAA
- a CDS encoding AraC family transcriptional regulator, with product MSELENILREITPLSPEDSFLVFDRIKASFDFPYHYHPEIEINFIYKGKGYRRMVGDHTGEIGNIELVLVGPNLPHCWANYRCKNRKTHEITIQFNQDFFHQSLMEKNILKPINNLMKDSIRGILFSAETAEKLKDSFLNLSKMNSFESFIEIMKILNELAVAENKILLSSYSIELETFADNDKMKIIHDFVHKNFENKITLDKVASMVNMSNVTFNRFIKKRTGKTFINYLNEIRISYAARWLMEKNLTVFEIAFEAGFNNIANFNKVFKSIKKTTPTEFKEQFKGVKKIE from the coding sequence ATGAGCGAATTAGAAAATATTCTGAGAGAAATAACTCCACTGTCTCCTGAGGATAGTTTTCTCGTATTTGACAGGATTAAAGCATCATTTGACTTTCCCTATCACTATCATCCGGAAATTGAAATCAACTTTATCTACAAAGGAAAAGGATACCGCAGAATGGTAGGAGATCATACGGGAGAGATCGGAAATATAGAATTGGTATTGGTAGGGCCAAATTTACCCCATTGCTGGGCTAATTACAGATGCAAAAACAGAAAAACCCACGAGATCACGATACAGTTTAATCAGGATTTCTTTCACCAATCGCTGATGGAGAAAAATATTCTTAAACCTATCAATAATCTGATGAAAGATTCCATTAGAGGAATACTTTTTTCAGCTGAAACTGCTGAGAAACTAAAAGATTCGTTTCTCAATCTGTCAAAGATGAACAGTTTTGAATCATTCATAGAAATTATGAAGATTCTCAATGAACTGGCTGTTGCTGAAAATAAAATACTTTTATCGTCTTATAGTATTGAGCTGGAGACTTTTGCTGACAATGATAAAATGAAGATCATCCACGATTTTGTTCATAAAAATTTTGAAAATAAAATCACGCTGGATAAAGTGGCTTCCATGGTGAATATGAGCAATGTGACTTTCAATAGGTTTATTAAGAAAAGAACCGGAAAGACTTTTATTAATTATCTGAATGAGATAAGAATCAGCTATGCTGCACGCTGGCTGATGGAAAAAAATCTTACGGTCTTTGAAATTGCTTTTGAAGCCGGATTTAATAATATTGCCAACTTCAATAAGGTATTTAAGTCCATTAAAAAGACAACTCCCACTGAATTTAAAGAACAGTTTAAAGGAGTGAAAAAAATTGAATAA
- the fabF gene encoding beta-ketoacyl-ACP synthase II yields MKRVVITGLGAVTPLGNNVEEFWQNSINGVSGANKITLFDTEKFKVHFACEVKNFDPKLHLTHNEIKRSDLFSQYAMYSTAEALKDSGLELENMDPFDIGVIWGTGQGGMWTFESEVMNFAAGDGTPRFNPFFVPKFIANMASGMISMKYGLQGINYTTVSACATGNTALMDAFNYIRLGKAKVIVSGGSEAAISPASIGGFSIMKAMSTRNDDFATASRPYDADRDGFVMGEGSGTLILEEYEHAKARGAKIYAELVGAAMTADAYHMTAPHPDGVGAIKAMQLALNEAGINVDDIDYLNPHATSTPLGDLVELNGINKLFKGSKNLDISATKSMTGHLLGAAGAVEAILSIKAIQNGIIPPTINLHRIDENIPQDINIVFGEAKEKDITYALSNAFGFGGHNATLVFKKFS; encoded by the coding sequence ATGAAAAGAGTTGTCATTACAGGTCTGGGCGCAGTGACGCCTTTGGGAAATAATGTCGAAGAATTTTGGCAAAATAGTATCAACGGAGTGAGTGGAGCTAATAAAATCACCCTTTTTGATACAGAAAAATTTAAAGTACATTTCGCATGTGAGGTTAAGAACTTTGATCCAAAACTTCATTTAACACACAACGAAATCAAAAGAAGTGATTTATTTTCACAATATGCCATGTATTCCACTGCGGAAGCTCTAAAAGATTCTGGTCTTGAACTGGAAAATATGGATCCTTTCGATATTGGAGTAATCTGGGGAACCGGACAAGGTGGAATGTGGACTTTCGAAAGTGAAGTCATGAATTTTGCAGCCGGTGACGGAACTCCAAGATTCAATCCATTCTTTGTACCAAAATTCATTGCCAATATGGCATCGGGAATGATCTCTATGAAATATGGTCTGCAGGGAATCAATTATACCACTGTTTCTGCGTGTGCCACCGGAAATACGGCATTAATGGATGCCTTCAACTATATTCGTCTGGGAAAAGCTAAAGTAATCGTTAGCGGTGGATCTGAAGCGGCAATTTCTCCGGCTTCAATCGGAGGATTTTCCATTATGAAAGCAATGTCTACAAGAAATGATGATTTTGCTACTGCCAGCCGTCCTTATGATGCGGACAGAGATGGTTTTGTAATGGGTGAAGGTTCGGGAACATTAATTCTTGAAGAATACGAACACGCTAAAGCAAGAGGCGCAAAAATCTATGCAGAGTTAGTGGGAGCAGCCATGACAGCAGACGCTTATCACATGACAGCACCTCATCCGGATGGTGTGGGAGCTATCAAAGCAATGCAATTGGCACTCAATGAAGCAGGAATCAATGTGGATGATATTGATTATCTTAATCCGCATGCAACCTCTACTCCGCTTGGAGATTTGGTTGAGTTGAACGGAATTAATAAGTTATTTAAAGGAAGTAAAAACCTAGACATCAGTGCCACAAAATCCATGACAGGTCATTTATTGGGTGCTGCAGGAGCAGTAGAAGCCATCCTTTCCATTAAAGCCATTCAAAACGGAATTATTCCTCCTACAATCAATCTTCACCGTATTGATGAGAATATTCCTCAGGATATCAATATTGTATTTGGAGAAGCAAAGGAAAAAGATATTACCTATGCCTTAAGCAATGCTTTTGGATTCGGAGGCCATAACGCGACTTTAGTGTTCAAGAAATTCAGCTAA